The DNA region GGAGCTCACCAGGCTACCCGCCAAGTACAGGCAGATGGCTCTGGAGGCGGTGAGGCTGAGGCTGAGGCTCATGCCGTACCTCCGCCACCTCGCCTGGGACGCCCACCTACACGGCCACCCCATAGTGAGGCCCCTCGGCTTGGAGTTCCCCGACGACGAAGACGCGTTTAAGATACACGACGAGTACATGTTGGGGCCCCACCTCCTCTACGCCCCCATACTAGACAAGGGGGCTAGGGCGAGGGACGTCTACCTCCCCAGGGGAGCCTGGCTGGAGCTGGAGACCGGGAGGGCCCACCTAGGCCCCAGCTGGATCGCCTCGGAGTCCCAGATGCCTCTCTACGTGAGGACGGGCTCCGCCGTGCCCACCCAGGAGGGTCTGTTGATATATGGAGAGGGGGAGTGGACCATATACACAGACGAGGGCCCCGTGCGCGTAGAGCGCCGGGGCGGCTCGGTGAAGGCTGGGTGCAGGTGGCGCGGCATCTACATACTGGGGGAGGCGCTGGACGAGGTTGAGGTAGACGGCGTGAGGGCGCGGGGGGCCGCCGCGAGGATCGGCACCTACGTAGAGCAGGGCGACTGCGGTATGTCCACTACGTAGACCCTGCCGTATTTAGACAGAGCCTCGGCGAGGCCCTCCGGGTCTTCCGTGATAAAGACGTGGGAGGGCCCGGTGCCCGACACCCCGCCCACGGCCCCCATCCTCAGCGCCTCTAGCCACGGCTCCGGCGGGTAGCCCAGGGCGTAGCCGTACGCCGCGGCGTTTATCGCCATCGCCTCTCTCCACATGCCCAGCCCCGCGTAGGCCACCGCGGTCCTAACCAGAGGCGCCACGGCCCTCATCTCCTCGAGCCTATGCCTCCTCTTCTCGTAGGGCGGTATCAACACGACGGCCCTCCCAGACACCTCCAGCTCTCTAATCACCACGAGCTTGTGGTTGTCGGTGAGGTAGCTCCTCCCCACGGCGCTCGCCACGGCGTCGTCAAAAGCCCCCGTGACGCTTATCCCAGCCCACTTGCTCAACTCGGCGTTTAGCCTAGCCACGTCGAAGAGATCCACCTCGGCCCCGGCCAGCGACGCCGCCGCCCTGATAATTGCGTTGACCGTGGCGCTACTAGACTTAAGCCCACCCGCGGTGGGCAGATCGCCGGTGATCCTGACGGCTAGGGGCCCCGTCCCGAACCTCTCGGCAACCCTCTCCACAATCATCACCACCGGCCCCACGTCCACGTCGGCGTATGTAGAGACCGAGGTCCGGTCGGAGCGGCACACCTCAGCCACCACCCTCAGCGATATGGGGAAAGCCGCCCCGTGCCCGGTGGCTATGGCGTTGATCACAGTCCCCCCGCCGTACGCACACGCCACGGCGCACTGCACAAGAGTCGGTACGCACCCCTATAAATCTATCTACACACCTCGTTCAACACAGAGAAGGCCTCCGACAGGGCCCCCTCCCCCTCCACTAGGGCAATCCTCACGTAGCCACCCCTCCCGTAGAGCTCCCCGGGCAGGACAGATACGCCTCTCCCCAGCGCCTTCTCGAAACAGCCCTCCCCCGCCTCGGCAAATATGTAAAACGCCCCCCCTGGCTTCACAAACCGAAGCCTCAGCAACCTCGCCGCGAGCTCCGCCCTGCCGCGGTATATCTCGGAAACCTCCCGCCTCCTCCTCGGCAGTATGTCTATCACAGACGCCACAGCCCTCTGGGCGTGGGTCGGAGGCACGTTGATAGTCGCCTTGTTGAAGCGGGCCACCTCCCTAGCCACCTCCCTCGGCGCAATCACCGCCCCCAGCCTAAGACCAGGAACCGAGAAGACCTTAGAAAAGCTGTACACAACAGCCACGTTGGGCGACATGTCGAGGGGAGAGGTGAACTCCGTAAACACAATGTCGCGGTAAATCTCGTCGCTAATCACAAACTCAGCCACGTCCACAAGCTCCCTCACCCTCTCCCTCGGCAACACCACCCCCGTGGGGTTATTCGGGTAGTTCACCACGTACACCCCCCTCTCCGCGAATCTAGGCAACCACCCACCGCCAGACTCCACAACCCCCAGCCCCAGCCCGAAGACCTCCGCAATTTCGAAATAGCCCGGGTAGTAAGGCGACGGCGTCAGGAGCCGCCACCTGCGGAAAGCCCACATAAGCGCGGCGAGGCCGTGCCTCCCGCCAGCCACCGCCACCACCTCCCCAGGCTCCACCCCAAAAACAGAAGCCACAGCCTCTCTAAACTCCGGCAACCCCTCCGGAGGGCCGTAGCGCATATCCCCAACACGCGACAAAGCCTCCAGAAGCTCCCCCGGCGGAGGCACGTCGGGATCCCCAATATCAAGCCTATGACGCGGCCCCGCCTCCCCAATACGCCTAAGAACAGAGACAAAATCCACAGAAGAGATAAGAAGGGTAATTATACATAGCCACACCCCAAAAAACACGCCACCGAAAAAGCACGCGGCAAACAGCCAACCACCCGCGGCAACGACACCAGCCCAACGGCAGACGCCCGCCACAACAACACCACCAAGCTTTTAAGCCCAAGCCCCCTCAGTAATATGTACATCGACCTCAAGACGCTTGAGGAGGTGGTGGAGAGGGCTGTCAAGAGGGCGCTGGAGGAGGCCCGTAGCGAGGAGATGAAGGCAGTCGCCGAGGCGTTGAAGGCGCTGGCAGACTACACCAAGGCAGGCTTCGCCCAGCTGACAACACAAGTTGAGAAGCTGGAGAAACGCGTATCCACGCTTGAGGATAACCTCGGCTCGCTTACCGAGGCAACCCTCTCCCGGTACGTCTGGGAGGATCTTAGAGAGGAGGTTAGGGCTAGGGGGGAGGTGGTGCTCGCCAGACGCCGCAACGCCCGTGTGGACGGCTTGGATATCGACCTCCTCGTGGAGACGGACAGGGCGGTGTACGTGGTGGAGGTGAAGACAAAGCCGAGGAGGAGAGACGTCGACGCCGTGGCTAGAAAGGCTGAGGCGGCCCGAGGCGCCTACGGCAAGCCCGCAGTAGCCATACTCGCCGGCGTAAGGATAGGAGACGACATAGAGAAATACGCAAAAGGCAAGGGGGTGCTTGTGTATAGGTACTGAGCTGGGCCTACCGAGTTCTGGCGCTGGCGTAAACAGCTGAGTCAAGACGCCGACGGCGGTAAGGCGGGGGCCGGCCAGCTACGTCGGACAAAGACCGGCGGCCCATGTGGATCTCACCCCCGGGTGCGGCGAGCCGCGCCGGGTCTATATAAGACCGGCGTCTTCTATATTTTAAAGCCCAGACATCAATGGCCACATGGGGTATTGATATGCGGCGCGGTCCCCGTGAGGAAGGCGAAAGACGTCGAAAAGGCGCTTGAGGCCCCCGTCCCGTGCCTCGAGCTTAGGCTCGACTACCTAGAGGCCGGCCTCGCCGAGGTCAGACGCGTCCTAGAGGAGGCCGTTGCCAGGCGGACGGTTATATTCACCGTGAGGCGTAGGGAGGAGGGCGGGGCCTGGCGCGGCGGCGAGGAGGAGAGGGCGGAGCTCTACCTCAAACTCCTGGACCTCTCCCCCCACTACATAGACGTAGAAGCCGAGTCACCCATCATAAGACAGGTAGCCGGGGCCAAGGGAGGGGCACGGCTCATCGCCAGCAGACACGACTTTGAAAAAACGCCCCCCCTCGAGGTGCTGACCCAGTGGGCCCGCAGAGCCGCGGAGCTGGGCGACGTAGTCAAGATAGTGACGTATGCCAGGGATCCTGGAGACGGCTTGCGG from Pyrobaculum sp. 3827-6 includes:
- a CDS encoding DASH complex subunit DAD2, giving the protein MYIDLKTLEEVVERAVKRALEEARSEEMKAVAEALKALADYTKAGFAQLTTQVEKLEKRVSTLEDNLGSLTEATLSRYVWEDLREEVRARGEVVLARRRNARVDGLDIDLLVETDRAVYVVEVKTKPRRRDVDAVARKAEAARGAYGKPAVAILAGVRIGDDIEKYAKGKGVLVYRY
- a CDS encoding pyridoxal phosphate-dependent aminotransferase — translated: MDFVSVLRRIGEAGPRHRLDIGDPDVPPPGELLEALSRVGDMRYGPPEGLPEFREAVASVFGVEPGEVVAVAGGRHGLAALMWAFRRWRLLTPSPYYPGYFEIAEVFGLGLGVVESGGGWLPRFAERGVYVVNYPNNPTGVVLPRERVRELVDVAEFVISDEIYRDIVFTEFTSPLDMSPNVAVVYSFSKVFSVPGLRLGAVIAPREVAREVARFNKATINVPPTHAQRAVASVIDILPRRRREVSEIYRGRAELAARLLRLRFVKPGGAFYIFAEAGEGCFEKALGRGVSVLPGELYGRGGYVRIALVEGEGALSEAFSVLNEVCR
- a CDS encoding shikimate kinase, coding for MQCAVACAYGGGTVINAIATGHGAAFPISLRVVAEVCRSDRTSVSTYADVDVGPVVMIVERVAERFGTGPLAVRITGDLPTAGGLKSSSATVNAIIRAAASLAGAEVDLFDVARLNAELSKWAGISVTGAFDDAVASAVGRSYLTDNHKLVVIRELEVSGRAVVLIPPYEKRRHRLEEMRAVAPLVRTAVAYAGLGMWREAMAINAAAYGYALGYPPEPWLEALRMGAVGGVSGTGPSHVFITEDPEGLAEALSKYGRVYVVDIPQSPCST
- a CDS encoding type I 3-dehydroquinate dehydratase, which codes for MICGAVPVRKAKDVEKALEAPVPCLELRLDYLEAGLAEVRRVLEEAVARRTVIFTVRRREEGGAWRGGEEERAELYLKLLDLSPHYIDVEAESPIIRQVAGAKGGARLIASRHDFEKTPPLEVLTQWARRAAELGDVVKIVTYARDPGDGLRVLSLIGAVPRPTVAFAMGPAGAYTRVAAAALGSPIMYVSLGEATAPGQISADAYYAALLAVGIAPEGEGLPAMREALDWIDAGLMHLLKKRLEVCRDMGRLKKAAGLAIYDDAREAQVLRRAGDFKQIFELVVQMCKAVQIVA